The genome window TCCAGTTATAGTTCTTGCTGTTGCAGTTTATTTTATATTCTTGCAGACTTCTCCTGCTATCGCTGGTATGGTTGGTTCTGTAATGTCTGACGGAACAACTCAGGTTCAGTCCCTTAGAGAAATGGAAATTAACAAAATCCAGCGGGCTCTTGAAAACCAGCTTGTAAGGGAAAAGCTCAGAGCCTATGGGCTTACACCAGAAGAGGTTAACAGGGAATTGGCTAATATGTCAGATGAACAAATTCATATGCTTGCACAGGCTTCGGACAAGGTTCTTGCCGGCGGTGATATATTCGGTGCAATCATAGCTGTTTTAATAATTGTGCTTTTAATTGTTTTAATACTTAAACTTCTTGGAAAAGAAATAATCATAGCTTGATAAGAATATTACCTGTTTTACTTGTTGTATTTTTCGCATTTGGTAAGGTTTTAGATGTTCCATTTGTCAAGCAGCAGTCGGGTTTTTGTGGACCCGCTGCCCTTTCTTCTGTTTTTAAGTATTATGGAAAGAATATATCTCAGGAAGAAATCGGCAAGAAGGTTTATATTCCCAAACTAAAAGGTGCTCTTATCACAAGTTTGCAAAACTATGCCAGAGAAAAAGGCTTTAAAACTATTTTGAAAAAGGGTAATCTTGAAGATATAAAAAAATATATTGATAAAAATATTCCTGTTATTGTTCTTGTGGACTTAGGTTTTTGGGTGATATCAAAGCCTCATTATATCGTTGTGGTAGGGTATGATAAGGATGGATTTATCGTCCATACAGGATATGAAAAATTTCAAAAAATAAATTACAGGAAGTTTAACAAGATATGGGAAAAGGCAGGAAATGTTTACTTGGTTGTATATCAATAGGATTAATATTTTTTACCTCTTGCAGTATGCCCAGAATTATAGTTTATGATGACCCTCTTTCTGCAAAAGAGCATAATGACCTTGCTGTTGCTTACCAGAAAAAAGGGAATTTAGACCTTGCAGAAAAGGAATATAAAAAAGCTATAGCCAGAAATAGGAACTGGGATATTCCTTATTTTAATCTGGGAAATCTTTATTATCAAAAGAAGGAGTATAAAAAGGCAGAGGAGTATTACAAAAAAGCAATATCAATAAATCCTAAAAACTCAGATGCATTAAATAATCTGGCTTATTTACTTTATTTTGAGGGTAGATACAAAGAGGCATGGGAGTATATCCAGAAAGCCCTTAAAATAAAACAAAAACCTGAGTATATAGATACATACAACAAAATTAAGGAAAAAATTGGACAGAATTAATTCTGGTTCCTTGCTTATTGCTGGTTTTATAGCCGGTTATGTGATGTATGTTATTGACCTTGCATTAGAAGGCTGGTTTGGTCTGTTTGGCTCTTACAAGATTTACAAGGAATGGCTTGTTCAGGAAAACCTATTTAAAGGATATGAGGATATAGCACTTTTTATTGGCCATCAGTTAAATAGTATTCTGTTTGGATTTGTGTTTGCTTATATTTATCAATACATTCCCGGTTTTAAGCTATTGAAAGGAGTTTTATTTTCTATTGGCTGGCATATTTTGGTATTAATTGTTGCTTTTATTTTCGGACTTGGCGGGGCAAAATGGCTTTCAGGAATAATCAATATGGATATTAATCAGCATATAACACTTTTTTTACTTCATCTATTTTGGGGAACAACACTTGCATTTTTTTACAAACCAATGGAGGAGAAGAATTGAGGCTTATATCTGTAATTGGCAGTTCAACAGCTACACCTGACAGTGATGAATATCAGTTTGCCTATAGATTAGGGCAGCTGATAGCAGAAAAAGGTTTTGGTGTTGTTTGTGGTGGTAGAACCGGCATAATGAAAGCAGTATGTAAAGGTGCCAAAGAAAAAGGAGGATTAACAATAGGGATAATGCCTTCTCTTGATGGAAGCGATGCTAACAGATATGTGGATATAAAAATAAACACAGGTATAGGTTTTGCCAGAAATCCTATTGTAGTAGCTTCAGGGGAACTGGTAATTGCCGTAGGTGGAAATTATGGAACTCTGTCAGAGATAGCATACAGCCTTGTTTATGGGAAAACGGTTCTGGGATATAAAACCCATAAAGTAGATGGTGTTATTGAGATAGAAAAGGTGGAAGATGTTTTAGAGTATTTAAAATAAAAATGCCCCCGACGGGATTCGAACCCGTGTCGCCGGCGTGAAAGGCCGGTGTCCTAGGCCTGGCTAGACGACGGGGGCGTCATGGTGAGCCGCCTGGGGGTCGAACCCAGGACCACCGGTTTAAAAGACCGGTGCTCTACCGACTGAGCTAGCGGCTCAACTAACAAGAGAATATTATATGTATATTGAAAACTTTTGTCAACAGTTTGTGTCGGTTCGGCAGTCCTATCCGAAAATAACTAAAAGTATTGTGGAATAAGAATTATGAGAAAGAGAGGAAGACCAAGGAAGTATCAGGAAAATATAAAATCTCCAGAATGTGGTTCAAACTGGTGTAAGAAGTTTGGAAAAAACATAGGAAAATAAAGATACAAATGTAATGAGTGTGGAAAACTTTTTATCAAGGAGCAAAATACCATAAACACCCAGAAAAGATAAAACTACTGGCTTTAAAGATGTATAGCGAAGGAATGAGTATCTCAGCCATAGCAAGGGTTTTAAATCTATCTGATGGAATAGTAGTCAGATAGATATATGAGGTTAGGAAGTATTTAGACCGCTATTTAGGTTGGCATCCAAATCCTTTCTAAAATAAAGCTTTTCTGATATAATATTTGTTTCCTATTTCGAGTTTTAAGGAGGTTTAAATATGGCAGCACCTAAGAGAAAAAAGTCAAAAGCTAAAACAGCTATGAGAAAAGCACACTGGCTTAAAAAAGTAAATATACCAGGACTTTCACTCTGTCCTGAATGTGGACAGCCAAAGGCACCACACAGAGTATGCCCACATTGTGGATATTACAAAGACAAAGAGGTTATAGAGGTAGTATAACTTGTATATAGCTCTTGATGCTATGGGGGGTGATTATGCCCCTCAGAGCAATGTAAAAGGTGCCGTATTATTCGCAAAAGAATATAATATTGGCGTTTATTTAGTAGGTAATAAGGAAATATTAGAAAAGGAACTTGAGAAAGCAGGAGGAAAAGGCCTTCCTATTGAGATAATCCATGCTGAAGAAGTTATAAGTATGGATGAACCGCCATCCGTTGCTGTCCGTAAAAAAAGAAAATCCTCAATGTATATTGCCGGGAAGCTTGTAAGAGAAGGAAAAGCTCAGGCCTTCGTTTCAGCAGGTAATACCGGTGCAGCCATGGCAATTTCCAAATTTGTCGTTGGTGCAGCAGAAGGTATAGAAAGACCAGGTATTGCTGTTGCCTTTCCTACAAAAAAAGGCAAACCAACAGTTCTCATAGATGTTGGGGCAAATGTTGACTGCCGTCCAAAGCATCTTCTTTATTTTGCAGTGATGGGACATACTTATGTAAAAGAAATTCTAAAAAGTTCAGATAACCCGAAAGTAGGTATATTGAGCATTGGAGAAGAAGAAGGAAAAGGGAATGACCTTGTTAAAGATACGTATCCCCTGCTAAAAATGGCAAAAATGACAGGATTGAACTTCGTTGGAAATGCTGAAGGCAGAGACATTTTTACTGGTGATTTTGATGTTATTATCTGTGATGGCTTTGTTGGAAATATAGTATTAAAAACCAGTGAAAGCCTCGGAACAATAATACTGGAAATGATAAAACAGGAAGTTGAAAAAAGTTTTATATCAAAAATTGGTGCTGCTTTAATGTTGCCAGCTCTTAAAAGATTTAAGAAAAAAGCTGATTTTGCAGAGTATGGGGGAGCTCCACTTCTTGGGACAAAGGGAACATGCATCATAACCCATGGAAGAGCAGATGCAAAAGCTATTAAAAATGCTCTTAAAGTAGCTTCCCAGTTTGAAGAAACTCATTTTAATGATAAACTAAAGGAAAATCTGATGAACTTATTACCTGAGGAGCTAAGGGAGTAGATGGCTGTAAAGGCTGAAATCACAGGGATTGGGATGTATGTCCCTCCTCGCATTCTCACAAATCATGATTTGGAAAAAATTCTTGATACTTCAGATGAATGGATTACTACCAGAACGGGAATAAAGGAAAGACATATCGCAGAGGAATGGGAAAAAGCCAGTGATTTGGCACTTCCAGCCTGCAAAGAAGCTTTAGAAAATGCAGGAATGTCTCCAAGGGATATTGATGCTGTAATAGTAGCAACATCTACCCCTGATATGACATTTCCATCGACTGCATGCTTTCTTGCTGACAAGTTAGGTTGTTCTAAACCAATGGCATTTGATATATCAGCAGCCTGTAGTGGATTTATTTATGGTCTTACAATAGGAAACTCTTTTATCACTTCAGGCCAGTTTAAAAATGTTCTGGTTGTTGGTGCTGAAGTTTTTTCCCATATAATAGACTGGTCGGATAGGTCAACAGCTGTTATCTTTGGAGATGGCGCTGGGGCTGTAGTGTTATCGGCTACCGAAAATGGAAGTGGTATTTTATCTGCAGTTATGAAATCAGATGGTTCCCACTGGGGTTCACTTTATTGTCCTGTTGGAGAAAAACTTAGAATGAGGGGAAGGGAAACATTTAAACTGGCTATTAAATCAATGGAAAATGCTTCGTTAAAAGCACTTCACGAGGCAGGAATTACTTTAGATAATATATCTCTTGTTATACCGCATCAGGCAAATATCAGAATTATAAATGCTCTTGCTGAAAAATTAGAACTGCCAGAAGATAAGGTTTTCAGTAATATTCATAAATACGGAAATACAAGTGCAGCCTCAATCCCAATAGCAATGTATGAGGCCTGGAAAGAAGGAAAAATCAAGAAGGGAGATTATATCCTCCTCACAGCATTTGGAGGAGGACTTACATGGGGAGCAATTGTTCTCCAGTTTTAAAGGGAAGACTCAAAATCTTCAGGTTTTATAGATTCAAGCCATTCTTTAATTTCTTCTTCAGAGGCATCTAATTTACTTTCGTCTGATTGTGATTTTTGAAGAACTTCTTCTGAAACAAATATAGGTGCACCACTTCTAAGAGCAATATTAATGGCATCACTTGGTCTTGCATCAATTTTTAAAGGAGTGCTTTCTGTTTTAATAGAAATTTCTGCGTAGTATGTATTATCTCTTAAATCATGGATATAAATATATTCAACAACCCCGTTTAAAGAGTTGATAATACTGTTAATCAGGTCATGGGTCATTGGTCGTGGTCTTGTAATACCTTCAAGTTGCATTGCAATTGCATTTGCTTCAAAAATCCCAATCCATATAGGAAGGACATGGTCGGTTTCTTTTCCTCTAAGAATGACTATAGGCATATTTGTTACAGGGTCTAAAGTTATACCCTGTACATTCATCTCAATCATGATATTGGCCTCCTCAGTTTATACTAATTCCTCTGCTAATTCTCCTTCAAGACTAAATCTGTTGGCTTTGCTTATTTTGAGGTTAATTATTTCTCCTAATAAGTTATGCCTGCTTTCAAAATGAACAAGTTTATTTGTTCTGGTTCTTCCTACAAATTTTCCGTCTTTTTCTTCTTCAACCAGAACTTCCACTATTTTGTTTTCATATTCTCTATTTTTCTTAAAACTAATGTCTTTTTGGAGATTTATCAAGTCATTTAGCCATTTGCTTACGGTTTCTGGTTTTTCGGTCATTCGCATTTCTGCTGCTGGAGTTCCTGGTCTTGGTGAGTATTTAAAAGCAAAAACCTGGTCATATTCTACTTCTTTCAGAACTTTTATTGTTTCAAGGTAGTCTTCATAGGTTTCTCCAGGAAATCCAACTATTATGTCTGTGGAAAGGGCTATATTTGGAATATATTTTTTTAGAAGTTCTATTTTATGAAGATATTCCTTCTGGGTATACCCTCTATCCATAGCTTTTAAAATTTTATCTGAACCTGCCTGTATTGGAAGGTGGAGATATTCACAAACCTGAGGGATTTCTGCCATTGCCTTTATGGTATCTTCATCTAAATCCCTTGGGTGTCCTGTTGTAAATCTAATTCTTTCTACACCATCTATATTAGCAACTGCGTAAAGCAATTCATAAAACTTAACATCTCCAAGGTCTTTACCGTATGCAGTTACGTTTTGGCCTATCAGGTGTATTTCTTTAACACCATCTTCAACAAGCCACTGAACTTCCTGTAGTATTTCCCCAATTCTTCTGCTTCTTTCTTTTCCTCTGGTGTAAGGGACTATACAGTATGTGCATTTTTTATCACAGCCTCTTATTATGGTTACGTAAGCGGTGTATTTGTTATCTCTGACAGTTGGGTATTTGTCTAATTCTGTTTCATTTGCATCTATATCTTCTATGATTTCAACTGCTTTGTTTCCTGCTTCTGCCTCTTTTAGAAGCTGTGGAAGGTGATGAATATTGGTTGTCCCAAATACCATATCAATAAATGGTGCTTTCTGGAGAATTTCATAACCTGCTCTTTGTGCCAGACAACCACACACACCGATTATTGCGTCTGGATTTTTATTTTTTATTTTTTTGAATTCTCCCAGTGCTGATAAAACCTTTTGGTCTGGTTTTTCACGGACAGAACATGTATTGACCAGAATAACGTCAGCTTCTTCCCAGTCTCTTGCTGGTTCATATCCTAAACTTTTTAGAATTCCTGCCATTTTTTGACTGTCGTTAACATTCATCTGACAGCCAAAAGTTCTTATGTAATATTTTTTCAATTTTTCACCTCTTAAAATAAGGTTTATACAAGTTATACAATTTATATTATTTTTTTATTTTCTTCAATCTTTTAGATGCCGTCCTGAGATTTATTAAATAAGCTCTTTTAGAAGCCTCTTTACTACAAAATTGTGAATAATAGTAATCAAAACACTCAAGTGGAAAACTCGGCTACCCACTAATGAAAAATCAAACATTGTTTGGTTTGTAAGTTATTTATATTCTTATATTTTTAAGTGTATATATGCTTGATTTTTTTGGATATGTATTTTTTAATTTGTATAGTTTTTTTGCCAAAGTTTTTATAAAGAAAATGATTGATGGGAAGGAGGGGTATTATGAAAAATTTTGTGCGAAAAGCTGTAATTCCATCGGTAGTGGCAACATCATTTTTATTTCCAGCATCGGCAAATGCACTGGCAGAATTTAAGATTAATGAAGAAAGCAATGTATGGATAAGCCTTCTTTTGCAATTAAGGGGCGAATGGATAGAGAACGGACAGGCTGATGGTTCAGGATGGAGAAGTGATTTTTATATCAGGAGAGCCAGGATTTTATTTGGTGGAACAATAAACAGATATGTTGACTTCTTTGTTGAAACAGATAATCCCAATATGGGAAAGGATGTCCCTATAAAAGATAATGATGGAAATATTATTGGATATAAATCAAACAACGACACAAAAACTTTCATACAGGATGCCTGGATAAGACTAAAGTTTGCTAAAGAGTTTAATATTGTAATGGGTCAGATATTACTTCCATTTTCACATAATAATGCAACTGGAGCCACCTCTTTATTAGGGGTTGAATATAACCTTACAGTTGTAAAATTTCCACCTACCAGTAATTTTGTCTGGAGGGATTATGGTGTTGAGATTATGGGGCTGATACCTCTACCTAAAGGGAGTTTAGATTATAGGATGGGTATTTTTGATGGGGTAGAAACTTTAAAAAATCCCGATAATGGTGTATGGATAAATAAGGATGATAATTATAGATTTACAGGGAGAGTTCAATATAACCTGTTTGATGCGGAAGGTTTTTATTATAAAGGGACTTATTTAGGTAAGAAAAAGATTGTATCTTTCGGAGCAGGCTTTGACTATCAAAAAGATGCTGCAGCGGATGATTATGAAGCACCTACAAAAGTAGATGATTATAAAGCATGGACTGTGGATATGTTTATAGACTATCCTTTATCACAGGGGGATGTTGCCACATTCCAGATAGGCTATATTAATTATGATTACGGTAATACAGGTAATCCTAATGATGGGGATGCGATATATATGGAAACAGGATATTTGTTTAATAAGAAAGTTGGTATTGGTAAAATAGAACCTCTTTTACGGTATCAATCGTTTAACTCAAGTTCTTCAACAGGTATAGATGATACAGGTTTATATGTGGGAGTTGCTTACTGGATAGATGGTATTAGGGCAAATATAAAAGCTGAATATGAGTTTGATGGAGGAGATGGAAAAGACCAGGATGTATTTACATTACAGGCACAGATATTATTCTAAAAATTTATTTATAAACAAGCTGACCTAAAGAAAGTCCTCCATCATTTGGGGGGACTTTCTGATGGATAATTACTTCAATTTTTTCTTCTTCAGATAACTGAGTAATTTTTTCTGTTAGAGGTTTATTTTGGAATACACCTCCTGATAAACCAAGTTTCAGACCTTTTCCATTTTTTTTATAAACTTCTATGACGATATGGGCTAATGTGTTTATAAATCTGGATATTTTTACTGGAGTATCTGATTTATCCTGTATAATTTCTTGAAAAATCGGTTTCCAGTTAACAGTTTCTTTTATCTCAAACGGATAAAAATCTTTTACGTTCCAGTCATAAAAATTTTCCATTATCATTCCTGATTGTCCTTCATAAGATAAAATCTGTCTTATATCCAAAATAGAAGCTACTGCATCAAAAAGTCTTCCTATGGAGGAAGATAAGGGGGAGTTCAAACCTTTTTCCCATGTTTTATATAATAGTTCTAACTCTTTTTCTTTAAAAGCCCTTGTGGTTGCGATATCTGGTAAATCTTTCCCAAAAATTTCAAATAAAAGTGATAGGGCAACCCGACGAGGCTCTTTTACTGCTTTTTCTCCACCTATAAGCCTAAAATAATCAAAATGACAGACCCTCTTATATCCTTTGTAATCAGCAATCAAAAACTCACCACCCCATAGATTTCCATCCTCTCCATATCCTGTTCCATCCCAACAAACAGCAAATATAGGTTCGTATTCTATCTGATTTTCTACCATTAAGGAAAGTGCATGGGCATAATGGTGCTGGATTTGGACTAATGGAATATTATTTTTTTGGGAAAATTCTTTTGCCCATTGGGTAGAGTGGTATCTGGGATGCAAATCTGCAATCACAACCTCAGGCTGAAAATCATAAAGCTCAAAAAATGAATAAATTATCTCCTCAAAATTCCTGCATGCATCAACTGTCTCCAAATCTCCTATATGCTGGCTTAAAAATGCTTTGTCATCAAATCCAATGGCTATTGTATTTTTTTGATGTCCTCCAACAGCAAGAACTTTTTTATTTAGATTAAACGGCAGGCTTACTGGTAAAGGGGCATATCCCCTTGAACGTCTGATAAAGGAAATTTTTTTGTTAATTATCCGAACTACGCTATCATCAACACGATTTTTGATATCTCTGTTATGGGTTAGTATGTAATCTGTGAAAATTGATAGTTTTTCAAATGCTTCTTCATTGTCTTTGACTATAGGTTCGTCTGAGAGGTTTGCAGAAGTCATAACAAGTGGCTTTCCAAAGTCATTTAATAAAAGATGGTGAAGGGGAGAGTAAGGCAGAAAAACACCAATTCTATCCAAATAAGGTGCTACTTCTTTGCTTAAATCTGTATTTTCTTTTGATTTAACAACTACTATTGGTTTTTCAGGGGATAGTATAATGGCTTCTTCAAAGG of Persephonella sp. IF05-L8 contains these proteins:
- a CDS encoding PA2779 family protein, producing the protein MIKKVAHPVIVLAVAVYFIFLQTSPAIAGMVGSVMSDGTTQVQSLREMEINKIQRALENQLVREKLRAYGLTPEEVNRELANMSDEQIHMLAQASDKVLAGGDIFGAIIAVLIIVLLIVLILKLLGKEIIIA
- a CDS encoding C39 family peptidase, with translation MIRILPVLLVVFFAFGKVLDVPFVKQQSGFCGPAALSSVFKYYGKNISQEEIGKKVYIPKLKGALITSLQNYAREKGFKTILKKGNLEDIKKYIDKNIPVIVLVDLGFWVISKPHYIVVVGYDKDGFIVHTGYEKFQKINYRKFNKIWEKAGNVYLVVYQ
- a CDS encoding tetratricopeptide repeat protein, translated to MPRIIVYDDPLSAKEHNDLAVAYQKKGNLDLAEKEYKKAIARNRNWDIPYFNLGNLYYQKKEYKKAEEYYKKAISINPKNSDALNNLAYLLYFEGRYKEAWEYIQKALKIKQKPEYIDTYNKIKEKIGQN
- a CDS encoding TIGR00725 family protein; translated protein: MRLISVIGSSTATPDSDEYQFAYRLGQLIAEKGFGVVCGGRTGIMKAVCKGAKEKGGLTIGIMPSLDGSDANRYVDIKINTGIGFARNPIVVASGELVIAVGGNYGTLSEIAYSLVYGKTVLGYKTHKVDGVIEIEKVEDVLEYLK
- a CDS encoding helix-turn-helix domain-containing protein gives rise to the protein MWKTFYQGAKYHKHPEKIKLLALKMYSEGMSISAIARVLNLSDGIVVR
- the rpmF gene encoding 50S ribosomal protein L32, with protein sequence MAAPKRKKSKAKTAMRKAHWLKKVNIPGLSLCPECGQPKAPHRVCPHCGYYKDKEVIEVV
- the plsX gene encoding phosphate acyltransferase PlsX, yielding MYIALDAMGGDYAPQSNVKGAVLFAKEYNIGVYLVGNKEILEKELEKAGGKGLPIEIIHAEEVISMDEPPSVAVRKKRKSSMYIAGKLVREGKAQAFVSAGNTGAAMAISKFVVGAAEGIERPGIAVAFPTKKGKPTVLIDVGANVDCRPKHLLYFAVMGHTYVKEILKSSDNPKVGILSIGEEEGKGNDLVKDTYPLLKMAKMTGLNFVGNAEGRDIFTGDFDVIICDGFVGNIVLKTSESLGTIILEMIKQEVEKSFISKIGAALMLPALKRFKKKADFAEYGGAPLLGTKGTCIITHGRADAKAIKNALKVASQFEETHFNDKLKENLMNLLPEELRE
- a CDS encoding beta-ketoacyl-ACP synthase III, translated to MAVKAEITGIGMYVPPRILTNHDLEKILDTSDEWITTRTGIKERHIAEEWEKASDLALPACKEALENAGMSPRDIDAVIVATSTPDMTFPSTACFLADKLGCSKPMAFDISAACSGFIYGLTIGNSFITSGQFKNVLVVGAEVFSHIIDWSDRSTAVIFGDGAGAVVLSATENGSGILSAVMKSDGSHWGSLYCPVGEKLRMRGRETFKLAIKSMENASLKALHEAGITLDNISLVIPHQANIRIINALAEKLELPEDKVFSNIHKYGNTSAASIPIAMYEAWKEGKIKKGDYILLTAFGGGLTWGAIVLQF
- a CDS encoding bifunctional nuclease family protein, whose product is MIEMNVQGITLDPVTNMPIVILRGKETDHVLPIWIGIFEANAIAMQLEGITRPRPMTHDLINSIINSLNGVVEYIYIHDLRDNTYYAEISIKTESTPLKIDARPSDAINIALRSGAPIFVSEEVLQKSQSDESKLDASEEEIKEWLESIKPEDFESSL
- the miaB gene encoding tRNA (N6-isopentenyl adenosine(37)-C2)-methylthiotransferase MiaB, with the translated sequence MKKYYIRTFGCQMNVNDSQKMAGILKSLGYEPARDWEEADVILVNTCSVREKPDQKVLSALGEFKKIKNKNPDAIIGVCGCLAQRAGYEILQKAPFIDMVFGTTNIHHLPQLLKEAEAGNKAVEIIEDIDANETELDKYPTVRDNKYTAYVTIIRGCDKKCTYCIVPYTRGKERSRRIGEILQEVQWLVEDGVKEIHLIGQNVTAYGKDLGDVKFYELLYAVANIDGVERIRFTTGHPRDLDEDTIKAMAEIPQVCEYLHLPIQAGSDKILKAMDRGYTQKEYLHKIELLKKYIPNIALSTDIIVGFPGETYEDYLETIKVLKEVEYDQVFAFKYSPRPGTPAAEMRMTEKPETVSKWLNDLINLQKDISFKKNREYENKIVEVLVEEEKDGKFVGRTRTNKLVHFESRHNLLGEIINLKISKANRFSLEGELAEELV
- a CDS encoding porin produces the protein MKNFVRKAVIPSVVATSFLFPASANALAEFKINEESNVWISLLLQLRGEWIENGQADGSGWRSDFYIRRARILFGGTINRYVDFFVETDNPNMGKDVPIKDNDGNIIGYKSNNDTKTFIQDAWIRLKFAKEFNIVMGQILLPFSHNNATGATSLLGVEYNLTVVKFPPTSNFVWRDYGVEIMGLIPLPKGSLDYRMGIFDGVETLKNPDNGVWINKDDNYRFTGRVQYNLFDAEGFYYKGTYLGKKKIVSFGAGFDYQKDAAADDYEAPTKVDDYKAWTVDMFIDYPLSQGDVATFQIGYINYDYGNTGNPNDGDAIYMETGYLFNKKVGIGKIEPLLRYQSFNSSSSTGIDDTGLYVGVAYWIDGIRANIKAEYEFDGGDGKDQDVFTLQAQILF
- the hypF gene encoding carbamoyltransferase HypF, whose protein sequence is MVKHIKIHLTGAVQGVGFRPFVYNLARRYNLHGYVINDTHGVIIEIEGEEKNINQFLISLQTEKPPLAHIFSQEIEELPLSNFKDFEIRKSDTKGRKEVFILPDISTCDECLKELNDPKDRRYRYPFINCTNCGPRFTIIEKLPYDRPNTTMKKFKMCPECEKEYKDPSNRRFHAQPNACPVCGPHITLYTSDKQFVSEKEQALKDTIELLKQGKILAIKGIGGFHLVCDATNDKAIKILRERKKRGEKPFAIMFRDINQIKEYAEITPFEEAIILSPEKPIVVVKSKENTDLSKEVAPYLDRIGVFLPYSPLHHLLLNDFGKPLVMTSANLSDEPIVKDNEEAFEKLSIFTDYILTHNRDIKNRVDDSVVRIINKKISFIRRSRGYAPLPVSLPFNLNKKVLAVGGHQKNTIAIGFDDKAFLSQHIGDLETVDACRNFEEIIYSFFELYDFQPEVVIADLHPRYHSTQWAKEFSQKNNIPLVQIQHHYAHALSLMVENQIEYEPIFAVCWDGTGYGEDGNLWGGEFLIADYKGYKRVCHFDYFRLIGGEKAVKEPRRVALSLLFEIFGKDLPDIATTRAFKEKELELLYKTWEKGLNSPLSSSIGRLFDAVASILDIRQILSYEGQSGMIMENFYDWNVKDFYPFEIKETVNWKPIFQEIIQDKSDTPVKISRFINTLAHIVIEVYKKNGKGLKLGLSGGVFQNKPLTEKITQLSEEEKIEVIIHQKVPPNDGGLSLGQLVYK